A genomic stretch from Phocoena phocoena chromosome 9, mPhoPho1.1, whole genome shotgun sequence includes:
- the CCM2 gene encoding cerebral cavernous malformations 2 protein yields MHGNYRQRGRNQNSSREIPPHTDFPAGCSMENEPGIVSPFKRVFLKGEKSRDKKAHEKVTERRPLHTVVLSLPERVEPDRLLSDYIEKEVKYLGQLTSIPGYLNPSSRTEILHYIDNAKRAHQLPGHLTQEHDAVISLSAYNVKLAWRDGEDTILRVPIHDIAAVSYVRDDASHLVVLKTAQDPGISPSQSLCAESSRGLTAGSLSESGVGPVEACCLVILAVESKVAAEELCSLLGQVFQIVYTESTIDFLDRAIFDGASTPTHHLSLHSDDSSTKVDMKESYETEASTFSFPECARAGGASPLSFCTQTAPHAKTVSESELSATAAELLQDYMLTLRTKLSSQEIQQFAALLHEYRDGASVHEFCINLRQLYGDSRKFLLLGLRPFIPEKDSQHFENFLETIGVKDGRGIITDSFGRYRRAMSSTSTSTSNGNRAAGSSDDQSAPSEGDEWDRMISDISNDIEALGCSMDQDSA; encoded by the exons ATGCACGGTAACTATCGGCAGAGGGGGAGGAACCAGAATTCCTCCAGAGAAATTCCTCCTCACACAGACTTTCCAGCGGGGTGTTCCATGGAGAACGAG CCTGGAATTGTGTCGCCGTTTAAACGAGTATTCCTAAAAGGTGAAAAGAGTAGAGATAAGAAAGCCCATGAGAAGGTGACAGAGAGGCGCCCTCTGCACACTGTGGTGCTGTCCCTGCCTGAGCGCGTTGAGCCCGACAGACTGCTGAGCGACTACATCGAGAAGGAGGTGAAG TACTTAGGTCAGTTAACATCCATCCCAGGATACCTGAATCCCTCCAGTAGGACTGAAATCCTGCATTACATAGACAATGCAAAG AGAGCCCACCAGCTCCCCGGACACCTGACCCAGGAGCATGACGCTGTGATCAGCCTGTCTGCCTACAACGTCAAGCTGGCCTGGAGGGACGGGGAGGACACCATCCTCAGGGTCCCCATCCATGACATCGCCGCCGTGTCCTACGTGCGGGATGACGCCTCACACCTGGTGGTCCTAAAGACAG CCCAGGACCCCGGCATCTCCCCCAGCCAGAGTTTGTGTGCAGAAAGTTCCAGAGGCCTCACCGCAGGCTCCCTGTCGGAGAGTGGAGTGGGGCCTGTGGAGGCATGCTGCCTGGTGATCCTGGCCGTGGAGAGCAAG GTCGCCGCAGAAGAGCTGTGCTCCCTGCTCGGCCAGGTCTTCCAGATCGTGTACACGGAGTCCACCATCGACTTCCTGGACAGAGCCATATTTGACGGGGCCTCGACACCCACCCACCACCTGTCCCTTCACAGTG ACGACTCTTCCACAAAGGTGGACATGAAGGAGTCCTATGAGACGGAAGCCAGCACTTT CTCCTTCCCCGAGTGTGCGCGTGCAGGCGGCGCGTCGCCCTTGTCCTTCTGCACGCAGACGGCGCCCCACGCCAAGACGGTCAGTGAGAGCGAGCTGAGCGCCACGGCCGCCGAGCTGCTGCAGGACTACATGCTCACG CTGCGCACCAAGCTGTCATCGCAGGAGATCCAGCAGTTCGCGGCGCTGCTGCACGAGTACCGCGACGGAGCCTCGGTGCACGAGTTCTGCATCAACCTGCGGCAGCTCTACGGGGACAGCCGCAAGTTCCTGCTGCTCG GTCTGCGGCCCTTCATCCCTGAGAAGGACAGCCAGCACTTCGAGAATTTCCTGGAGACCATCGGGGTGAAGGACGGCCGCGGGATCATCACCGACAGCTTCGGCAGGTACCGCCGGGCCATGagctccacctccacctccacctccaacgGGAACAGGGCCGCGGGCAGCTCTGACGACCAGTCCGCACCCTCAGAGGGGGACGAGTGGGACCGCATGATCTCGGACATCAGCAACGACATCGAGGCGCTGGGCTGCAGCATGGACCAGGACTCGGCCTGA